Proteins found in one Phocoena sinus isolate mPhoSin1 chromosome 5, mPhoSin1.pri, whole genome shotgun sequence genomic segment:
- the LOC116754678 gene encoding LOW QUALITY PROTEIN: 14-3-3 protein zeta/delta-like (The sequence of the model RefSeq protein was modified relative to this genomic sequence to represent the inferred CDS: inserted 3 bases in 2 codons) has translation MAASPARSSAQPLRPALWQRHPAFPDPDGGTAGRPGPGTGLRAEAARKRPPEHPVMDKNEXVRKAKVAEQAERDDDMAARMKSVTEQVAELSNEERNLLSVAYKNVVGACRSPWRVLSSTEKKTEGAEKKQQMAXEKTEKIETELRGICNDVLSHLEKFLIPSASQAESKVFYLKMKGGYYRYLAEVVAGDEKKGIVDQSQQAYQDAFEISKKEMQPTHPIRLGLALNFSVFYYEILNSPEKACSLAKTAFDEAIAELDTLSEESYKDSTLIMQLLRDTLTLRTSDTQGDKAEAGGEEN, from the exons ATGGCTGCCTCTCCCGCCCGCTCCTCGGCGCAGCCTCTGCGCCCTGCGCTGTGGCAGCGGCACCCAGCTTTCCCTGACCCGGATGGCGGCACAGCGGGCAGGCCGGGCCCGGGCACCGGGCTGCGAGCCGAGGCGGCCCGGAAGCGCCCGCCAGAACACCCAGTCATGGATAAAAATG TGGTGCGGAAGGCCAAAGTGGCCGAGCAGGCTGAGCGAGATGATGACATGGCAGCCCGCATGAAGTCTGTAACTGAGCAAGTAGCTGAATTATCCAATGAGGAGAGGAATCTTCTCTCAGTTGCTTATAAAAATGTTGTAGGAGCCTGTAGGTCACCTTGGAGGGTCCTCTCAAGTACTGAGAAAAAGACGGAAGGTGCTGAAAAAAAACAGCAGATGgc ggagaagacagagaaaattgAGACCGAGCTAAGAGGTATCTGCAATGATGTACTGTCTCATTTGGAAAAGTTCTTGATCCCCAGTGCTTCACAAGCAGAGAGCAAAGTCTtctatttgaaaatgaaaggagGCTACTACCGTTATTTGGCTGAGGTTGTTGCTGGCGATGAGAAGAAAGGGATTGTGGATCAATCACAGCAAGCATACCAAGATGCTTTTGAAATCAGCAAAAAGGAAATGCAACCAACACATCCTATCAGATTGGGTCTGgcccttaacttctctgtgttctATTATGAGATTCTGAACTCCCCTGAGAAAGCCTGCTCTCTTGCAAAGACAGCATTTGATGAAGCCATTGCTGAACTTGATACATTAAGTGAAGAGTCATACAAAGACAGCACACTAATAATGCAGTTACTGAGAGACACCTTGACATTGCGGACATCGGATACCCAAGGAGACAAAGCTGAAGCAGGAGGAGAGGAAAATTAA